From the Rhinoderma darwinii isolate aRhiDar2 chromosome 12, aRhiDar2.hap1, whole genome shotgun sequence genome, one window contains:
- the LOC142665093 gene encoding olfactory receptor 2G3-like, producing the protein MEKSNQTSPNWFILLGLSDVPQLQLICFLVFLLMYLITFSGNFLLIIVVRTNPTLHTPMYFFLCNLSVIDICLSSTIVPILLTNTLSKDKTISLWGCAFQMYFTLVCGATECILLSVMAFDRFAAICRPLHYNLIMNKKICVFLASTSWSVGLINAFIQVPLTFRLPFCRSHRVNHFFCEVPPFLKLSCKDPWLNEVAMYIATGIIVMCAFVLTLSSYVHIISTILKIRSSQGRQKAFSTCGSHLTVVIIYYGTLMIIYLQPRSYSPEIDKTLSLLYTVVTPMLNPIIYSIRNKEVKNSVVNDIKRKCNPHKT; encoded by the coding sequence ATGGAGAAGTCAAACCAAACAAGTCCAAACTGGTTCATTCTTCTTGGCTTATCCGACGTTCCTCAACTACAGCTTATATGTTTCCTTGTATTTTTGTTGATGTATCTGATCACATTTTCAGGAAATTTTTTACTAATTATTGTGGTGAGGACCAACCCAACCTTACACACACCGATGTACTTCTTCCTCTGCAATCTCTCTGTCATTGACATCTGCTTGTCCTCCACCATAGTTCCCATCCTCCTAACTAATACTTTATCCAAGGACAAAACtatttcactatggggctgtgctTTTCAGATGTACTTCACATTAGTATGTGGAGCAACAGAGTGTATTCTACTTTCGGTCATGGCTTTTGATAGGTTTGCAGCCATCTGTAGGCCGTTGCATTATAATCTTATTATGAACAAGAAGATTTGTGTGTTTTTAGCTTCAACATCGTGGAGCGTGGGCCTGATAAATGCCTTCATACAAGTGCCGCTCACTTTCCGATTACCTTTCTGTAGGTCTCATCGTGTCAACCATTTCTTTTGTGAAGTGCCTCCTTTCTTAAAATTGTCCTGCAAGGATCCGTGGCTTAATGAGGTAGCAATGTATATAGCAACCGGAATCATTGTTATGTGTGCTTTTGTCTTGACTTTAAGTTCATATGTTCATATAATTTCCACCATTTTGAAGATTCGCTCCTCACAAGGAAGACAGAAAGCTTTTTCCACCTGTGGCTCCCACCTCACTGTGGTCATAATCTACTATGGGACCCTCATGATTATTTATCTTCAGCCTCGATCTTACTCTCCGGAGATAGACAAGACCTTGTCTCTTCTTTATACTGTGGTCACTCCAATGTTGAATCCCATTATCTACAGCATCAGAAATAAGGAAGTTAAGAATTCTGTAGTAAATgatataaaaagaaaatgtaatccCCATAAAACATGA